The Chryseobacterium indicum genome includes a window with the following:
- a CDS encoding pyruvate dehydrogenase complex E1 component subunit beta, which produces MAEYTFREVIAQAMSEEMRKDESIYLMGEEVAEYNGAYKASKGMLDEFGAKRVIDTPIAELGFAGISVGAAMNGNRPIVEFMTFNFSLVGIDQIINNAAKIRQMSGGQWNCPIVFRGPTASAGQLGATHSQAFESWYANCPGLKVVVPSNPYDAKGLLKTAIQDNDPVIFMESEQMYGDKMEIPEEEYYLPIGKADIKREGSDVTLVSFGKIMKLAIQAAEDLAKEGISVEVIDLRTVRPLDYDTVLASVKKTNRLVVLEEAWPFGSVASEITYMVQQKAFDYLDAPIKRITTPDAPAPYSAALFAEWFPKLEKVKEEIKKAMYVK; this is translated from the coding sequence ATGGCAGAATATACTTTTCGTGAGGTAATTGCACAGGCAATGAGCGAGGAAATGCGTAAAGACGAATCCATCTATTTAATGGGGGAGGAAGTTGCAGAATATAACGGTGCATATAAGGCTTCAAAAGGAATGCTGGATGAATTTGGTGCTAAAAGAGTAATCGATACACCAATTGCTGAGCTTGGTTTCGCAGGGATTTCTGTGGGAGCTGCAATGAATGGTAACAGACCGATCGTAGAATTTATGACGTTCAACTTCTCTCTGGTGGGGATTGATCAGATTATCAATAATGCTGCAAAAATCCGTCAGATGAGTGGAGGACAGTGGAACTGCCCGATCGTTTTCCGTGGTCCTACAGCTTCTGCAGGTCAGTTAGGAGCAACGCACTCTCAGGCTTTCGAAAGCTGGTATGCCAACTGTCCGGGATTAAAAGTGGTGGTTCCTTCAAACCCTTACGATGCGAAAGGATTGCTGAAAACAGCTATTCAGGATAATGATCCGGTAATTTTCATGGAATCTGAGCAGATGTACGGAGACAAAATGGAAATTCCTGAAGAAGAATATTATTTACCAATCGGAAAAGCAGATATCAAAAGAGAAGGATCTGATGTAACGCTGGTTTCTTTCGGAAAAATCATGAAGCTTGCCATTCAGGCTGCTGAAGATTTGGCTAAAGAAGGTATTTCTGTAGAAGTTATCGATCTTAGAACCGTTCGTCCGTTGGATTATGATACTGTTTTGGCATCCGTTAAAAAGACAAACAGACTGGTTGTTTTGGAAGAAGCGTGGCCATTTGGTTCTGTTGCATCTGAAATTACTTACATGGTACAGCAGAAAGCATTCGATTATCTGGATGCTCCAATTAAGAGAATTACAACTCCTGATGCTCCTGCTCCTTACTCCGCAGCTTTATTTGCAGAGTGGTTCCCGAAACTTGAAAAAGTAAAAGAAGAGATCAAAAAAGCAATGTACGTTAAGTAA
- a CDS encoding KUP/HAK/KT family potassium transporter, whose product MAEVTEGGHHFDIKKLSFIGILVSLGIVFGDIGTSPLYVMKAIVNARGEGSTMPFNEYIEGALSCIIWTLTLQTTIKYVIIALRADNKGEGGILALFSLVKNLKKGWLYLIAIVGAAALIADGVITPSLTVMSAIEGLEIYNPDTPVVPITIAILIMIFVVQQFGTSFIGKFFGPVMVIWFLVLGGLGLSHLSENLEILRSFNPYYAYKLIANSPSAIVILGAVFLCTTGAEALYSDLGHCGAKNIRVSWAFVKIMLILNYLGQGAWLLTNYGKPGFSVINPFFGIMEEWMVVPGVILATAAAIIASQALITGSFTIFSEAMSLNLWPNQKIDYPSGVKGQMYIPRINWGLLLFCIVVVLHFKESGKMEAAYGLSITVTMLMTTVLLVYWLLKHRVNKALILVFAFVYMAIELGFFSANVIKFMEGGWITVVLAGSIGVCMYAWYNGRLIKTKFIKFIKLANYIPIIKDMKLDETIPKYATNLAYLSRAKRNDEIESKIIYSIIKKQPKRADHYFILSITNQEDPYTFKYAVDEVLPGTIYKINFMLGFKIDRRINDYFDMVLRDLMADGTIPSRSSHPSLRAHNIPPDLKYVIIDNTYINDILLTVKEKIILNIYNFVKYIGSDDFKAWGITSHNVVVESAPMTEDCVGKSKIEQCEFIRHKG is encoded by the coding sequence ATGGCAGAAGTTACAGAAGGCGGTCATCATTTTGACATCAAAAAGCTTTCTTTCATTGGAATTTTAGTATCACTCGGAATTGTATTCGGAGATATCGGTACTTCCCCGCTTTACGTTATGAAAGCGATTGTTAACGCAAGAGGAGAAGGAAGTACGATGCCTTTCAATGAGTATATCGAAGGGGCGTTGTCCTGTATTATCTGGACACTTACACTTCAGACAACAATTAAATATGTGATCATTGCTCTTAGAGCAGACAACAAAGGAGAAGGGGGAATTTTAGCATTGTTTTCTCTGGTTAAAAATCTTAAAAAAGGCTGGCTCTATCTTATTGCTATCGTAGGAGCTGCCGCACTTATTGCAGACGGAGTAATCACACCTTCGCTTACGGTAATGTCTGCAATTGAAGGTCTTGAAATTTATAATCCGGATACTCCGGTTGTTCCGATCACCATTGCTATTCTTATTATGATCTTCGTGGTTCAGCAGTTTGGTACGAGCTTTATCGGGAAATTCTTCGGACCTGTAATGGTAATCTGGTTCCTCGTTTTGGGAGGTTTGGGATTGTCTCATTTGAGCGAAAATCTTGAAATTTTAAGATCTTTCAATCCTTACTATGCCTATAAACTTATTGCCAATTCTCCGAGCGCAATTGTAATTTTAGGAGCGGTTTTCCTTTGTACAACCGGAGCGGAAGCGCTTTATTCCGACTTAGGACACTGCGGTGCCAAAAATATCCGTGTAAGCTGGGCATTTGTAAAAATCATGCTGATCTTAAATTATTTGGGACAGGGAGCGTGGCTTTTAACCAATTACGGTAAACCGGGCTTTTCGGTAATAAATCCTTTCTTCGGAATCATGGAAGAATGGATGGTGGTTCCGGGAGTTATTCTGGCTACAGCCGCTGCAATTATTGCCAGTCAGGCTTTAATTACAGGATCATTTACCATTTTCTCAGAGGCAATGTCCTTAAATTTATGGCCTAACCAGAAAATTGATTATCCTTCCGGAGTAAAAGGTCAGATGTACATCCCGAGAATTAACTGGGGGCTTTTACTATTCTGTATTGTGGTGGTTCTTCACTTCAAAGAATCAGGAAAAATGGAAGCGGCTTACGGTTTATCTATTACGGTAACCATGTTAATGACCACGGTTCTTTTAGTTTATTGGTTATTAAAACATAGAGTAAACAAAGCGTTAATCCTTGTTTTTGCGTTTGTTTATATGGCAATCGAATTAGGTTTCTTCAGTGCAAACGTAATCAAATTTATGGAAGGAGGATGGATTACAGTTGTATTGGCTGGCTCTATCGGAGTTTGTATGTATGCTTGGTACAATGGTAGATTAATCAAGACCAAATTTATCAAGTTCATTAAGCTGGCGAATTATATTCCGATCATTAAAGATATGAAGCTGGATGAGACGATTCCTAAATATGCGACTAACTTGGCATATCTAAGCCGTGCCAAAAGAAATGATGAGATCGAATCGAAAATTATTTATTCAATCATTAAAAAACAGCCGAAAAGAGCCGATCATTATTTCATATTAAGCATTACCAATCAAGAAGATCCGTATACTTTCAAATATGCGGTAGACGAAGTTCTTCCGGGAACGATCTATAAAATTAACTTCATGTTAGGATTTAAGATAGACCGAAGAATTAACGATTATTTCGATATGGTTCTCAGAGATTTAATGGCAGACGGAACAATTCCTTCAAGAAGCAGCCATCCTTCATTAAGAGCGCATAATATTCCGCCGGATCTGAAATATGTGATTATAGACAATACCTATATCAACGATATTCTTCTTACGGTTAAAGAAAAAATCATTCTTAATATTTATAATTTTGTTAAATATATCGGAAGCGACGACTTTAAAGCGTGGGGAATCACTTCACACAACGTTGTGGTAGAATCTGCGCCTATGACGGAAGACTGCGTCGGAAAATCCAAAATAGAGCAGTGCGAATTTATCCGCCACAAAGGTTAA
- a CDS encoding Fur family transcriptional regulator: MDTIQKEKNIALIKDVLRNYLLEKGFRNTPERYTILEEIYGMDHHFNVDDLYLLMLQKKYHVSKATIYNTIEIFLDAGLIRKHQFGEKTLTSSSYEKSYFDKQHDHLVVYKKDSDKEIEEIIEFCDPRIQGIKEAIEQAFGVKIDSHSLYFYGTKND, translated from the coding sequence ATGGATACGATACAAAAAGAAAAAAATATTGCGCTGATAAAGGATGTTTTAAGAAACTATTTATTGGAAAAAGGTTTCAGAAACACGCCTGAAAGATATACAATACTTGAGGAAATATACGGTATGGATCATCACTTCAATGTGGATGATCTGTACCTTTTAATGTTGCAGAAAAAATACCATGTCTCCAAAGCAACAATTTACAATACAATTGAAATTTTCCTTGATGCAGGACTCATCCGTAAGCATCAGTTCGGGGAAAAAACACTTACTTCTTCCTCTTACGAAAAATCTTATTTTGATAAACAGCACGATCATTTGGTGGTGTATAAAAAAGATTCAGATAAGGAGATTGAAGAGATCATCGAGTTTTGTGATCCGAGAATTCAAGGAATAAAAGAAGCAATTGAACAGGCATTTGGCGTAAAAATTGATTCCCATTCGCTGTATTTTTATGGCACAAAGAATGATTAA
- a CDS encoding OstA-like protein, translating to MRLFALFLVSVSTFLFAQNQPKTLQKDPYFTNTTPQKNSPPAEKVKHIHSDELRKDDKYDGNNYFVGNVQFSHQGSLLNADLVIVYEEQNFIKAIGNVKLQNADGSVITADEMEYDGNTQKGIARKNVVLTDPKGTVIKTETMYYDRLSNQAYYNTGGTINDGKSTTYSKTATYFLTTRTIDLSGRVKIEDAQYILEGDNVVQNQNTNIVNINGPTTIINKKNPKNRIVTDKGNYNTNTKEAFLYKNSRVYYNDKILTGDEMYYNQLSGFGKATGNVTLDDPNERRFIKGGYGEIYEKKDSAMMTKNPYAVKALEKDSMYFAAEKIISFQKPDPEDIKVKKSFLRAYRKGRFYKSNAQGRADSIAFNETDGVLHMYTNPILWSNGKQVTGDKVEAYFNTQKENIDSLKVIGNAFAISKVDSLNMKDEFNQVKGKLMTVYYGEDNNIKEAKVIGNAQAITYSDDENEQTKEKERIGISLTSCGIIDAVFEEKMLYVVACNIGAASDTYPMSMIEPERRKFPDFNWNTKDRILKWRDILVDTPNYEEVKYEADNTLYNKAQEAVEKAKAKEEAKKPKRVRR from the coding sequence ATGAGACTATTTGCTTTATTCCTAGTCTCTGTTTCAACGTTTTTATTTGCACAGAACCAGCCGAAAACTCTGCAAAAAGATCCTTATTTTACCAATACGACTCCTCAAAAGAATTCTCCGCCTGCTGAAAAGGTGAAGCACATCCATTCTGATGAATTAAGAAAGGATGATAAATACGACGGAAATAATTATTTCGTGGGGAATGTACAGTTTTCGCATCAGGGTTCTTTGCTGAATGCGGATCTTGTGATTGTGTATGAAGAACAGAATTTCATTAAAGCCATCGGAAATGTAAAACTGCAAAACGCCGATGGTTCAGTAATTACAGCCGATGAAATGGAGTACGACGGAAATACACAAAAAGGAATTGCCCGAAAAAATGTAGTTCTTACCGATCCGAAAGGAACGGTGATAAAAACTGAAACCATGTATTACGACCGGCTTTCCAATCAGGCGTATTACAACACCGGAGGAACCATTAACGACGGAAAAAGTACAACGTATTCCAAAACAGCAACGTATTTTCTGACAACCAGAACGATCGATCTTTCCGGAAGAGTGAAAATAGAAGATGCTCAGTACATTCTGGAAGGAGATAATGTGGTTCAGAATCAGAATACAAACATCGTAAACATCAACGGACCGACGACGATCATCAACAAGAAAAATCCTAAAAACCGAATCGTTACCGATAAAGGAAATTACAATACAAATACGAAAGAAGCTTTTTTATACAAAAATTCCAGAGTGTATTACAACGATAAAATCCTTACCGGAGATGAAATGTACTATAACCAGTTATCCGGATTCGGAAAAGCGACAGGAAATGTAACACTGGATGATCCGAACGAAAGAAGATTTATAAAAGGAGGTTACGGAGAAATTTACGAAAAGAAAGATTCTGCCATGATGACCAAAAATCCGTATGCAGTAAAAGCTCTGGAAAAAGATTCGATGTACTTTGCGGCAGAAAAAATTATTTCTTTTCAAAAACCGGATCCTGAAGATATCAAGGTGAAGAAAAGTTTTCTGAGAGCATACAGAAAAGGACGTTTTTATAAATCCAATGCGCAGGGAAGAGCAGATTCCATCGCTTTCAATGAAACAGACGGAGTTCTTCACATGTACACTAATCCAATCCTTTGGAGCAACGGAAAACAGGTAACCGGAGATAAAGTTGAAGCGTATTTTAATACCCAAAAAGAAAATATAGATTCCTTAAAAGTTATCGGAAATGCTTTTGCCATCAGTAAAGTCGATTCTCTGAATATGAAAGACGAATTTAATCAGGTAAAAGGGAAACTGATGACGGTTTATTACGGAGAAGATAACAACATCAAAGAAGCAAAAGTAATCGGAAATGCTCAGGCAATTACCTATTCCGATGATGAAAATGAGCAGACAAAGGAAAAAGAAAGAATAGGGATTTCTCTTACTTCATGTGGTATTATTGATGCTGTTTTTGAGGAAAAAATGCTGTATGTTGTTGCCTGTAATATTGGTGCGGCATCAGACACGTATCCTATGAGTATGATAGAACCCGAAAGGCGGAAGTTTCCGGATTTTAACTGGAATACCAAAGACCGGATATTGAAATGGCGGGATATCCTAGTGGATACACCGAATTATGAGGAAGTGAAATACGAAGCCGACAATACACTTTATAATAAAGCTCAGGAAGCAGTAGAAAAAGCTAAAGCCAAAGAAGAAGCGAAAAAGCCGAAACGTGTAAGAAGATAA
- a CDS encoding aspartate aminotransferase family protein, which translates to MQKDFFIYQAQTTKFAAGFEVEKAEGSYIYGKDGRRYLDFVAGVSANTLGHSHPKVVDAIKEQAEKYLHVMVYGEYAQEKPVALCKLLAEATPDPLEITYLVNSGAEAIDGSLKLAKRYTGREEIVSFKNSYHGNTHGALSVSGNEFHKREFRPLLPMVSFIEFNSEKDFDKITEKTACVILETIQGAAGFLVPNDDYLIKLKKRCEEVGALLILDEIQPGFGRTGKLFSFEHFGIVPDILVMGKGMGGGVPVGAFMSSREIMETLSHSPKLGHITTFGGNPLIAASSYATLKEVLESGLMNEVEEKEQLYRSLLVHPKIKNINGKGLMLAVNLGSPEYTLDVAKRCMEKGLIVFWQLYRNEYLRISPPLTISKEEIAEGCKIILDVLNNL; encoded by the coding sequence ATGCAAAAGGATTTTTTTATATATCAGGCTCAGACGACAAAGTTTGCTGCTGGTTTTGAAGTAGAGAAGGCTGAAGGAAGCTATATTTATGGCAAAGACGGAAGACGATATCTGGATTTTGTAGCGGGAGTTTCTGCCAATACTTTAGGACATTCCCATCCAAAAGTAGTTGATGCCATTAAGGAACAGGCTGAAAAATATCTTCACGTCATGGTTTACGGAGAATATGCACAGGAAAAGCCGGTAGCTTTATGTAAACTGTTGGCAGAAGCTACTCCCGATCCTTTAGAAATTACTTACCTGGTAAACAGCGGCGCAGAAGCCATCGACGGAAGTCTGAAACTGGCAAAAAGATATACCGGAAGAGAAGAAATTGTTTCATTCAAAAACTCTTACCACGGAAATACACACGGTGCGTTAAGTGTATCCGGAAACGAATTTCATAAAAGAGAATTTCGTCCGTTATTGCCAATGGTTTCGTTCATTGAATTTAACAGCGAAAAAGATTTCGATAAAATTACCGAGAAAACAGCCTGTGTTATTTTAGAAACCATTCAGGGTGCAGCAGGATTTTTAGTTCCTAATGATGATTATTTAATTAAACTAAAAAAGAGATGTGAAGAAGTCGGCGCATTGTTAATTCTGGATGAAATTCAGCCGGGATTCGGAAGAACCGGAAAGCTTTTTTCTTTTGAGCATTTCGGTATCGTTCCGGATATTCTTGTTATGGGAAAAGGAATGGGAGGCGGAGTTCCTGTAGGAGCTTTTATGAGTTCACGGGAAATTATGGAAACACTTTCGCATTCTCCGAAATTAGGGCACATCACAACTTTCGGTGGAAATCCGCTTATCGCTGCTTCAAGCTATGCAACTTTAAAGGAAGTTCTGGAAAGCGGTCTGATGAATGAAGTGGAAGAAAAAGAACAACTATACAGAAGTCTTCTGGTTCATCCCAAAATAAAAAATATTAACGGTAAAGGTCTCATGTTAGCGGTAAATCTGGGATCTCCGGAGTATACTTTAGACGTAGCGAAAAGATGTATGGAAAAAGGACTGATTGTTTTCTGGCAGCTTTACAGAAATGAATATTTGAGAATTTCCCCTCCGCTTACCATTTCTAAAGAAGAAATAGCAGAAGGATGCAAAATTATTCTTGACGTATTAAATAATTTGTAG